The following nucleotide sequence is from Archocentrus centrarchus isolate MPI-CPG fArcCen1 chromosome 18, fArcCen1, whole genome shotgun sequence.
AGCTCATTTCTAATTGTGTAGAAGCCAAACTTCCCACTGAAGACATCGCACTTTCAGTGCTTTGAGCGTACCGTCTCCATGATGCAGGTCAACGTCCACATAGAGGACTCgttcatttttctctctcagtcTGAGGATTCCCAGCACGGCATCGTTCACGTAACAGAAACCTGAAGCCTCGTCCCTGGAAGATAAGAGGTAGGGAAAGGGGCACATTGGAAATCCATTGCTTTGCCGACAGCACCCTCTTCAGGCTATTTGATGCAATTGATGGAAAGTGGAGTCGCCAATAACTCTAGAGTCTAACCGTGAACTTGGGGTTTTAAAATCTAGAAAATCCTGATCAGAGGAACTAACCATGAGAAAGTTCACCCTGACTGACTGGTGTAAGCACAAGAACTGTATAAATGGACTGAAGACACCCACAGAGGTACAACAATAAAAGGATGAAGCctgtaaattttattttgagctTATAATAAAGTCACAATATCCACTGATGGCTGTCTCTGTCCTTAAAATGAATGTCTGATTGATTACACAAGTGCTCATGTTAAGCTGGTTCAGGTGCaacaggaggggaggagtcagaaaCCCAGTTTGTTGAACAAAGCCAGTGAGCAGGTTAAGTTCACAGACTGTTACCACAGTAACTGACTCAAAGTTTAAGTTAACCCTCTTTCTGGGAAAAAAAGCTGGAGTTTCCCTTAGTGCAGGTAAACAAACactaaacctgctttctgggGCCCCAATCTAAACTGAACCGAGTGGTCCAATTCATTCGGCCTTGTATTTAAATCAAAGACAATGAACTAGAGTCAAACCCAACTCTCAATTAcacaataattttaaataaaagttgcaGGAGGGACATTATACAGCACACAGGAAGGTTACAGCATATCACTGTGGATTAACCTACTTCTTAGCATGGTGCCACCCTCCTGCCCAGTTGATGGCCACATCACACTTTTGGTCCAACAGGGTCTGAGCTGCTGTCAGCGTAGCGCCCCCTACTGCTGCTGCATAATCAAATATGCCCTCCACCACTGGACAGTCATAACCTGGAGGGAGAAAAtagaggaggggagagagaggaagataaagggttaaaaaagaaagaaagaagcaaaaccAATGACCAGTACCCAACACCGGTCTGTACTACAAAGAAGGCTCAGCACTGCGAGGATATCTTTTCCTTATCGAACATCCctttcttaatccatagggtttaatatgatgtcagcccacccctTTGcacctataacagcttcaactcttctggaaaggcttccaccaaactttacacttggcacaatgccgtcagacaagtactgttcccctggcaactGCAAAACCCAAACCCACTGCCAGACAAAGAAgcgtgatttaaaaaaaaaaaaaaaaggacccatAAACCAAGTGAACCACTggcactccagagaacacgactccactgctctggagtccagtggcagcgtgctttacaccactgcttTGCATTATGTTTGGTGAcataaggcttggatgcagctgctttgccatggaaatccattccatgaagctctctatgcactgtctcgagctaatctgaaggccacatgaagtttggaggtctgtagcgactgattctgcagaaagttggtgacctctgcacactacgcacctcagcatcctctgaccccccactctgtaattttacatggcctaccacttcacagctgagttgctgtcattcccaagtttgttataatcccactaacagctgactgtggaatatttagttgtgaggaaatttcacgactggacttgttgcacaggtggcatcctatcacggtaccacgctggaattcactgagctcctgagacccattctttcacaaatgtttgtagaagcagtctgcatgcctaggtgcttggtttatacacctgtggccatggaagtgattgaaacacctgaattcaataatTGGATGGGTGagagaatacttttggcaatacagtgagTGTATGGCTGATTGGGCATTCCCAGGAATGGTGATGCAATTTTCCAAggaactgattggtcagttgATGGTGTCTTATCTGCTCTGGATCAGGTTAGGTCTGCAGCATAAGTCACCACAGTGATATACCTCAGTAAGAATGAACCACTTTCTTGACACTGAAGGATTAAACATAAAGTTCCTTCACCAGCCCCCTAATCCTGCTTCACGATAAAGGCCTCAAAACCCACAATGGCTTTTCCAATGACCCGAAAAAACACGAACacattttttgtgaaatatttccACCTTAAACCTCACAGAAATGTGAAGGCCAGCTCAAGTCCTTGAATGAGGACTTTACTGAGGACAAAAAGAAGAGGGTGAAAGAAAGATAAAGCCAGGGaatgatgaataaaaacaagcagGGTGAACTTGAAGCTTAGTCTAAAGTTAGAAATGTAAACCTCAAAGGAGGACGGACTTACAGGCATCCCATCCAAGAACAACAAACCACGGTGGGATCCTAGGGGTGGGACAAGGTCAGCAAACATTTCCCACATTTATAAAAACTACACTTCTgtcacaaacaaaagcaaaaatgtgcTTTGAGGAGGACATTATTGATctctttaaatgttattaagtaCAGCGTTACACTGCCATCTACTGGTGGAAACAGACAAAGGGGTTCCCATCACTTTCACCCCCTCCATTTCCATTTTGTGTCACATCTGGATCAAATTTAAACACTAGAGTGCAGatgtttaaatattaaaggTGAATTCTCTCTTGAGATGCAGGTAATGATCAGATTGAGCCTTTATCGCTTTAGTTACACAGGTTGAAAGGCCAGCGTGCTTTAAACAGACACCTCAGTTTAAACCACTAAAAGTGGGTGCAATTAACACATTAGagatcaaataataaaaaggtAAGGCTGTATTTCTCACCCAGGCCGTAGTCGGCCGACTGCGGGTCGTCGTTGTCTCCGTCCTGGCTGATCTTGTGAAGATGCTCCAGGTAGGAATCTGTGTGGAATTTGGCCATTTCCTCTATGGTGGCCACGTGAGGTTTGACAATGCTGGAAAAAGTAATTTAACAGCATAAACAGGAAGCTAAAATGGAgttaaaaataacagctgagagCCTATTTACCAAGGCGCAAAGAAATCTTCCGTATAATGACctaataaaacagaataataaCAATGCAGGGTTTTACCTGCAAAGTGGAGTTTATGGCACATAAGTATGTTTTCTTTGCTGTACTTCTAACTTGTGTTTCATAACCATGATTAATGGTTATAAATAACAGAATAAATGCATAATCTCCTGTCAAACAAGGTAACACAGGCTCATTGCCTTTGGTGGGGACCAGTTGTCCTCATGTCCATAGAAAGGCCAACTCTGAGTCAGAAAAACCCTGAAATgctgttaaataaaggttaagaAAAGTGGTACTAGGTTGAAAGTGATAAGCACAGTCACTACATGGCATTCAGCATGACTACAAACAacagttaccaaaaaaaaaagcaggtttcAAGAAGTTTTGTAAAACACAGTGTGAGTAAAGGTTTCCtcagatgtgtgtgtgatgtgcaaGTTAAAACAAGGCTTTcatattaaaattttttaatcTATGAGAGTAAAATTTTGTAAAAATTTTTAGCCAGTTATGATTTCATTCAAAGGCCTGTCTGGGGGTTAACACGTGGCTTCAGGGTTAAAGGTTTAGGTTAAGATTTGTCCCTTAGTTGTAATGGTCAAACTGTTAAACTGAATCGATGGAGGCAGGTTTCTCCCGTGACGTCACGCACGCATTGGATGTGATACAACAACCGGTTGCTAGGAAAACATGTGCCTTCCCCAAACAGTcggcagtggttcctggagcTTTCTGGCTCTCGCTGGGCGAAATCGCTGTTGCAGACAAAGAAAACTCCCAGTGGTTGCTAGCAGACTGCACGACTGCCTGTAGTTTTCCATGGACTGGGAGGGTGCCAACCAAAAaggaagcccctgctccaaaattgaCACCCTTAAGCTCCACttaaatttgcagctgcctACATGGATGAGCCAATACCTTCTGGAGAAAAGATTGATGGTCagacgagacaaagattgaggtatttggccacaatgacaagacaTATATTTGGAGGAGTAACGGTGAGGCATCAGTGTGATATGTTCACACtgtttatataataaatatgacAGCCATAAGACACATTCATGAATGTTAAAGTATAACTACATTAGAAGGAATCATAGCTATGAGATCAGCAAAAGATTTCTCagcaaaatatttgaaaaatgtttatgAACTACTAGATGAATACCTTTCCTCTCACAGCCTTTATGATAAGAACCAATCAGGTTCTCTGTGAGCAGCGACTCAGAGTTTCAGTTTTGGCTCTACTTGATCTCGCTTTTTTATGTTTCACTTAGTAATTTCAGatctgcagaaataaaaattcaGTCAGGGGTTCCTCAAGGATCTGTTATTggtccattattttttttacctttacatGTACTTCCATAAAGATTCATAATATATCCTATAAttcttatgcagatgatacagaCTTGTACCCATTTTCCTCTGAAAGTCTAAGCTCTGTTCACAAACTAATGAGCTGCACTGAAGACATTATCTGCAGGATGTCTCGAAACTCTTTAGAAATGGACAGAGACaagacagaaatgtgtgttgttgGTCCAGAAAGTCAGAGACTGACAATTTGTTCATATCTATCATCCCTGTCTCTGAAACACGCCAAGCATGTCAGGGACCCTGGTATCATTCTGGACAGTGAGCTCAGTTGTGACGATCATATTACGAAGGTCACCAGGACTGCTTTCTATCACAAGAATTTGATAACGTTGATAGAATTTTATCTCACACTGACTCAGAGACATTGGTCCATGCATTCATATCAAGCAGCTTAGACTACTCTAACACTGTATTTACAGGATTATCCATATCACCATTAGGACGACTTCAGTTTGGACTTCCACAGGTATGTGGAAATTTGAACATATTACCCCAGTACTGAAATCACTTCACTGACCCCCAGTTCAACTGAGAACTACCTTTAAAATCCTTCAGTTAGTTCATAAAGACTCCTCCCAGTACACCTCTGACTCACTCAGTGTTTATAACCCATTCAGACCTCTCAGGTCATCAGGTGCAGATTATTGAACTGTTCCCAGAATCAGATCCAAGTGTGCTAAAGGTGCTTTCAGTTACTGTCATTCTGTTCTTTGGAACACGCTGCCTGCTGAGTTACAACTGTCTACACTCAAAAACAGACTCAAAacctttttaacctttttattCTCACAAGCTTACACTTaataactctgtgtgtgtgtgtgtgtgtgtgtgtgtgtgtgtgtgtgtgtgtgtgtgtgtgtgtgtgtgtgtgtgtgtgttaacttgCATGTTAATTTCTTCGTAAAGTTTGGCCGTTTTTATTGCCTTAAGACACTGTAGACCTACACaggtttttataattttatcttCTATGTTAAGCACATCAACTTTAAGTGTAATGAAATTTTATACATAAGATAAAATTGGCAGTGAAATAAGGTGAgtctggtatcaaaatgtagATAATAAGGAACGACAGACATTAAACCGGTGCAGCTTTGGTACTGAAAATGTGACACATGATACTGATGCTCGGCTGGTTAGAAGGAGGCCCGTGCTGACCATACACGATATTAGTGTTTTAGATTGTgggtgtgaaaatgatgtgattGCGATGTGAACCAAACTACATGCAAAATTTCACGTGTTGACTTGCTTTCTCCCTGTTTACTTTGCAGTCCAGATAACATCAGCTCACCTCATGTGTTCAAGCAGTCCATAGGCTTCTATCAGTGAGTGGACCATACTCGCCTGGTAACAGAGGTACAGACAGCCACTTGTTTAAAAAGAGCAGAGCTTTCCAGATTAAACGCAAGGATAGAGGTGGTTCATTTAAAAAGCCTGCTACCTAACTAGCTTTAAACCGCCTCTCATTCAGTCTAACTCACCCGATTTGGCACTTTGGATAAAGTGTCGCAGGTCTGGATGTACTCCGGGCTGTAGACGTACGCGACTCTCCGTTTACTGCAGCTGTCCTCATCATCGCTGTCACCTCTGCAACTCATTTACGTCGGATGAAATCCAAATGTTTCAATGGAGCTGGTGaataaaacaaattcacaacacagacagacagcggCCGCTGGTTGTGCCCGACTTTGGTGTTACACCGTCAACATTCCCCGCTACCCACCCGGTAACGCTGGTTTCACCCGTGAGATTAACgaaaataatatatttcaaaattaaaattgTATATGTCATATGATGTTTTAATCCGATTTCATcttgacatttttttaaggCAATTAGATTATTCTGTAAGGAAAGACAGGGGGGGTTTTAAGGTCTAATCTAAAGTTCCGCGCGGGGACACTTTTCTGAACTGCAACGGACGCGCGAAAGAGTTACATTCTGGGATTCCTTGTAGTCTTTTCCCCGACCCTTCAACCACTACATTGCTAGCCAACAGATTTTACGACTGTTCTGAATATAACTCGTTTTCACCTTCTCTTTGTGCTTCCACAAATCCAAACATGTATTTCATCATAAAATATTTGACGGGAGAGAAGGAAAACTCGGCTGTTTAACCGAAACAGaaacggacacacacacacacacaaatctgcagctgcaacaagcattttttttctgtaaatcaaaatttcaggtgtttccttaaaaaaacaaaacaaaaaaaaaacttgatatttcaaactctctctctctctcactttttttttgttttgttttgttgttgttgtcaatttcaaattattttctcaGCATTTCACTTTAACCTAACCCCCAGTCCCTACCCTCAACCCTGACACCTAATCCTAACCCTGATAAAAGATTATTAAGTCAAATTTTTGACTTAcagatttaaaataatatatcCTCAGTGACAGAAACAAGTGTCCATACCCACCCAATCAATTTGAACAATAAATCTGTTTGATTCAATTTGTATTATGTCTGAAGCCCCTCGTCTTGATCTGAACTTATGAAGTAGACAAACAGTAACCTAGGCAACATAGACAATGATATAGTATATGTATACATCTCTCAATAAtggcaaaataaatacatgaatatggaaataaataaaaacggaACATAAATGTAGTGTATCAATGAAGTAATGTGTAGGTATTGAAAATGTATACCAGTCCATTTCTTTATTTCACAGATCACCTAAATGTTAATCACCCTGTATATTTCTACAGTATCTAAATTGAatttgctatttaaaaaaaaaaaggcatgaaaTGTGATTATACGCAGTATAAAAGTCaccttaaaaaatacatttaaacaaacactCAAACTCTAcagttgtattcagtttttctAACCAGTTAAACTCTTGTGGTGACTTAAAAAATGATGCATTACACTGTAAGGTACTCACTATACGTAGGTATACTGTATAATACAGACATTCAGCTTATGAAAATGTGTCTGTATTACAATAAAATTCATGCTAATTAGACAACCATCTCATATCTCTGGTCATCACAAATGTTATTACGATGATAACGGGCAAGAAAACGTTGGGAAATTCAGAACTAATTTCATGAGATTAATCAACAGCTGGACTAACGCTGCTTTTAATTTCTGTTCTAACCATTCAGGCTCCACAAAGACAAGGTTTCTGCAGTTTTCTGCACTGACTTCATGTGATGAACATGCAATAAATACTCCACACATTAGACTACAAAGCAGTCTCTCCATCCCTTTATTCATTTCATAACATTCAGTAATCATTGTTAAACATGTAAGCATTTTTTAAGAATTTACGATTGACTTTATATTGATTATTAGAATATTGAATGAATATTCACAATTATTTTCTTAACATGCATAAAAGCTGAAAGGAACAGGTGAAGTTATACTGAGAAATTACACGAGTTATTCATATAGTGGaacagaaaatgctgcagcaacaatgtAACCAGTGAAAAAGAAGGgtaacatttttacattttgatatTGATACATATTCATAAGAGGCATTCATCACAACCAACTAATACAGATTTCATGTCCTTGTAGAGGAGGGAAGAGATTATATTTCCATCAGTATTTCATGTTGAATCTTGACAGGGAGGAAGTACCACCTACTTGAAACCCTCAAACCTGGCTGTCCCGCCCTCTCTGTTTGATTGGCATTTGATCAGTGAGCAGAGAAAATGGCAGCAGAGACACAAGATCAGTTGACAAACTAGTTATCCCCTTCTACTTTATCTCATTAAATGTAGCCGTGGTGTCATTCCAAAAACTCTTCCAAATCCACAGTCCAGCATAGAGCggctcagtgaatgtggtgtggaCTCTGCGGAGGAGGGTCATGGTGTCAGAGatgctgtagaaggacagaatacctgctctgGGATCCACATACACTCCTACTTTGGAGGACGGAGGGCCTGAAATGGTAACTGTAACATTGTTATGTCTGAATTTATAACTGTGACTGTAACAGTCTAATGCCCAGGACTTATTATTGCTTCCAAATCCACTTTGATCcagtttattttcattcttgTATGTCACTGCCACTGAAACTCCTCTCCCTTTCagctccacctcccagtaacaagGTCCAGTCAGACCTTCTTTACTCAGGACCTGCTGCTGGACGGAAAACCGGTCCCTGCCATGAAGATAAGAATCATAATTAGTTGGGTGTTGACCAGTGTCTGACACAGTTCTGTTCTGATTAGATAGGAAGAGATTTTCGTGGACTGTATCTGGGTCCATCGTCAGTTGACGTGAACATTTCATAAACTCCTCTCTGCTCCTGGGCTCTGCTTGTGGCAGTAACACATCCACTGATCTCACTGTGAGAGTGATTTTGCTCCACTCCTCACTTAGAAATGCTTTGATTTTATCTCTGGCTCTTGACACCGCTGTTTGCAGATCCTCAAAGTATTTAACTGGACAGGTTTCAAAGCTTGGTGAGTCTGTATAGTTGTTGAGTTTGTATGGCAGAGAGTAATTGAGTAGAAATTCGGTGtggtcctctgtgtgtgagagctgctgtAGCTCCTCATCCATCCTCCTCAGCTCAGTgatctcctccttcagcttcttCTGAAACTCTTCGATTCGATTCTCTTCAGTTTTCTGCTGGGTTTTGATCTGCTGCTTCAGATTTGAGCCTTTTCCTTGTATGAAACTCACCAGTTCATTTATTATTGTCTCACTGTCCttcactgctgcatcagcagactGTTTgatcccctctctctctttctcaagcACTTTCACTTCCTCTTCTCTGTTCTGGAttctctgttgggccttttgTAGAATTAACTTAAGATCTTTCTGCTTGGCAATACTTTCTTCTTCAGCTAGAACGGTTTTGTGGCCTTTATGTTCATTCACACagcagagataacagatacACCGCTGATCTGTACGGCAGAACATCTTCATCACCTCGTTGTGAGTTGAGCAGATGTTCCCTTTCAGCCCCTTGGAAGGGCTG
It contains:
- the LOC115796627 gene encoding tripartite motif-containing protein 16-like, translating into MDQEKLCCSVCLDLLKDPVTIPCGHNYCMICINGHWDREDPKGAYSCPQCRQTFVPRPVLVKNTMLAELVEDLKKTRPQPAPADLCSAGPEDVACDVCTGQKLKAVKSCLVCLVSYCEQHLQPHYESSAFGKHKLVSPSKGLKGNICSTHNEVMKMFCRTDQRCICYLCCVNEHKGHKTVLAEEESIAKQKDLKLILQKAQQRIQNREEEVKVLEKEREGIKQSADAAVKDSETIINELVSFIQGKGSNLKQQIKTQQKTEENRIEEFQKKLKEEITELRRMDEELQQLSHTEDHTEFLLNYSLPYKLNNYTDSPSFETCPVKYFEDLQTAVSRARDKIKAFLSEEWSKITLTVRSVDVLLPQAEPRSREEFMKCSRQLTMDPDTVHENLFLSNQNRTVSDTGQHPTNYDSYLHGRDRFSVQQQVLSKEGLTGPCYWEVELKGRGVSVAVTYKNENKLDQSGFGSNNKSWALDCYSHSYKFRHNNVTVTISGPPSSKVGVYVDPRAGILSFYSISDTMTLLRRVHTTFTEPLYAGLWIWKSFWNDTTATFNEIK